In one Paraburkholderia megapolitana genomic region, the following are encoded:
- the dkgB gene encoding 2,5-didehydrogluconate reductase DkgB: MSNIPSFGLGTFRLQGQVVVDSVRNGLELGYRCVDTAQIYGNEAEVGQGIAESGVARDELFLTTKIWVDNYARAKLIPSLKDSLAKLRTDHVDLTLIHWPAPDNGVALDEFVTALAEAKAAGLTRQIGISNFNIELTQRAISAVGKSEIATNQIELSPYLQNRKLVEFLQGQDIHVTSYMTLAYGKVLKDPVIGAIANRHHATPAQVALAWALQLGYSVIPSSTKRENLCSNLLAQSLQLTDEDMTQIAALERNGREVSPAGLAPVWD, from the coding sequence ATGAGCAATATCCCTTCCTTCGGTCTCGGTACGTTCCGTCTTCAAGGTCAGGTCGTCGTCGATTCGGTGCGCAACGGCCTGGAACTGGGCTACCGGTGCGTCGACACCGCGCAGATTTACGGCAACGAAGCTGAAGTCGGCCAGGGCATCGCCGAATCCGGCGTAGCGCGCGACGAGCTGTTTCTCACCACCAAGATCTGGGTCGACAATTACGCACGAGCAAAGCTGATTCCGAGTCTCAAGGACAGCCTCGCGAAGTTGCGCACCGACCATGTCGACCTGACCTTGATCCATTGGCCGGCGCCGGACAACGGCGTCGCGCTCGACGAATTCGTGACCGCACTGGCCGAAGCCAAAGCAGCGGGCCTGACGCGCCAGATCGGCATCTCCAACTTCAATATCGAACTGACGCAGCGGGCTATCTCGGCTGTCGGCAAGAGCGAGATCGCTACGAACCAGATCGAATTGAGTCCGTACCTGCAAAACCGCAAGCTGGTCGAGTTCCTGCAAGGCCAGGACATTCACGTCACGTCGTACATGACACTCGCGTACGGCAAGGTGCTCAAGGACCCGGTGATCGGCGCGATCGCGAACCGTCATCACGCGACACCCGCCCAGGTAGCGCTCGCCTGGGCGCTGCAACTGGGCTATTCGGTGATTCCGTCGTCGACGAAGCGTGAAAACCTTTGCAGCAACCTGCTCGCACAGTCGTTGCAACTGACGGACGAAGACATGACGCAGATCGCTGCCCTGGAAC